A genomic region of Arachis hypogaea cultivar Tifrunner chromosome 5, arahy.Tifrunner.gnm2.J5K5, whole genome shotgun sequence contains the following coding sequences:
- the LOC112803699 gene encoding F-box/kelch-repeat protein At3g06240-like yields MEIGNHSNQLPNDIVLRILTKLSVKSLKRFSCVQKSWLNLLENSDFKSVYYENLKSKTAYSSSLLLWREYDDRSDGHIREYDDENDGDDFNDGSDGDDFNDGSDGDNFDVGSDGDNFDDGSVEYVVHHQYDVHLLSGERYENMVTLILPSLFEEYIPGTIADCVNGIICHYEQSDYDVKIGLWNPKTDERKIIPPCVIPVEHMFNPYVSVGFGYDNVNDDYKVIQCVYYVQHTFYYDDYGLSNWQIYSLKSNCWKTLELFDIETHQYSHQGFVRYLNGVWHWRGREYGRGWHNGEDVIVSFNLSSEMFRTTSIAWLQSNYGRLLTGALVVLNESLALISSFAENSRIEIFILGEVGVEESWVKLFTIGPLLKVDLPMQIGNKCDVIFYIRSYNDELASFDVITSKVVHNIGIKAGLLEIYCLNKIMDKDKAHLWATNHILRNSAWRAVLSVFQV; encoded by the exons ATGGAAATAGGCAACCATAGCAATCAGCTTCCTAATGATATTGTATTGAGAATTCTAACAAAATTATCTGTTAAATCTTTGAAGCGATTTAGTTGCGTGCAGAAGTCTTGGCTAAATTTACTTGAGAATTCTGATTTCAAGAGCGTGTACtatgaaaatttaaaatctaaaactgCTTATTCATCGTCTCTCCTTCTATGGAGAGAATATGATGACAGAAGTGATGGACACATTCGTGAATATGATGACGAAAATGATGGAGATGATTTCAATGACGGAAGTGATGGAGATGATTTCAATGACGGAAGTGATGGAGACAATTTCGATGTCGGAAGTGATGGAGACAATTTCGATGACGGAAGTGTAGAATACGTCGTCCATCATCAATATGATGTGCATTTACTTTCTGGAGAGAGGTATGAAAACATGGTTACATTAATTTTGCCAAGTCTGTTTGAGGAGTATATTCCCGGCACTATTGCAGACTGTGTTAATGGTATCATATGCCATTATGAACAATCTGATTATGATGTAAAAATTGGACTTTGGAACCCCAAAACCGATGAGCGTAAAATTATTCCTCCGTGTGTTATTCCTGTAGAGCACATGTTTAATCCGTATGTAAGTGTTGGATTTGGTTATGATAATGTCAATGATGACTACAAAGTTATTCAATGTGTATATTACGTTCAACATACATTTTACTATGATGATTATGGTTTATCAAATTGGCAAATTTATAGTCTAAAAAGTAATTGTTGGAAGACACTTGAGCTTTTTGACATAGAAACGCACCAATATTCACATCAAGGTTTTGTAAGGTACTTGAATGGAGTATGGCACTGGAGAGGTAGGGAGTATGGGCGGGGTTGGCACAACGGAGAAGATGTAATTGTGTCATTTAACCTCAGCTCTGAAATGTTTCGAACTACATCGATTGCTTGGCTGCAAAGTAATTATGGTCGCCTCCTTACCGGAGCATTGGTAGTGCTCAACGAGTCTCTTGCTCTGATATCCTCTTTTGCTGAGAATAGTCGGATTGAAATATTTATTTTGGGTGAAGTTGGTGTAGAAGAATCTTGGGTGAAGCTTTTCACAATTGGACCCCTTCTAAAAGTTGATCTTCCAATGCAAATAGGCAACAAATGTGatgtaatattttatattagaaGCTATAACGATGAATTGGCTTCTTTTGATGTCATCACAAGCAAAGTAGTTCACAATATTGGTATCAAAGCAG GCTTGCTTGAAATTTATTGCTTGAATAAGATAATGGACAAGGATAAGGCACATTTATGGGCCACAAACCATATATTAAGAAATTCAGCTTGGAGAGCTGTTTTGTCAGTTTTTCAGGTGTAA